A single Sphingomonas kaistensis DNA region contains:
- a CDS encoding type IV secretion system protein VirB3, with protein MTSLHRDPVFRALTRPQMFAGVTYNFFVINAAVTTEAFLITGSFLALPIALLVHGIGYVACLREPRVFDLWLTKVSRCPRVANWKKWGCNSYSP; from the coding sequence GTGACCAGCCTCCACCGCGACCCTGTGTTCCGAGCGTTGACCAGGCCACAGATGTTCGCGGGCGTCACCTACAACTTCTTCGTCATCAATGCCGCGGTGACGACCGAAGCCTTCCTCATCACCGGCTCGTTCCTGGCGCTGCCGATCGCGCTGCTGGTCCACGGCATCGGCTATGTCGCCTGCCTGCGCGAGCCGCGCGTGTTCGACCTGTGGCTGACAAAGGTCAGCCGCTGCCCACGGGTCGCCAATTGGAAAAAGTGGGGTTGCAACAGCTATTCGCCATGA
- a CDS encoding fimbrial biogenesis chaperone, with product MMRAVAFLCALAGACAASTAHAAARIAVAPIRIELASNANFCSLHVSNLGQDKVAVQLRGFAWSQDTDGADRLDPADIAVNPSIMELQAGQKRLVRCSLPPQAGAAESSHRLLVDELPRGNFSPGTMQTVLRLSLPIFRKPAGAMPALRWSAGDGSALHLRNTGGAHALIGKLIVTREGKKPETIERGFYLLAGARRPITLAGGAAGITRIEAVMDTGKVDVVATAVE from the coding sequence ATGATGCGCGCCGTCGCCTTCTTGTGCGCTCTTGCCGGGGCCTGTGCCGCGTCCACCGCGCATGCAGCCGCCCGGATTGCGGTAGCGCCGATCAGGATCGAGTTGGCGTCGAACGCCAACTTCTGCTCGCTGCACGTGAGCAACCTTGGCCAGGACAAGGTGGCGGTGCAGCTGCGCGGGTTCGCCTGGTCGCAGGATACCGACGGCGCCGACCGGCTCGACCCCGCCGACATCGCGGTGAACCCTTCGATCATGGAGCTGCAAGCAGGTCAGAAACGGCTGGTGCGGTGCAGCCTGCCACCTCAGGCCGGCGCGGCGGAAAGCAGCCACCGCCTGCTGGTCGACGAATTGCCGCGGGGCAATTTTTCGCCGGGCACCATGCAGACGGTGTTGCGGCTGAGCCTGCCGATCTTCCGCAAGCCCGCTGGTGCGATGCCAGCCCTGCGATGGAGCGCCGGCGACGGCTCCGCGCTGCACCTTCGCAACACCGGCGGAGCGCATGCTCTGATCGGCAAGCTTATCGTTACTCGCGAAGGGAAAAAGCCCGAGACGATCGAACGCGGCTTTTATCTACTGGCAGGCGCGCGCCGCCCGATTACGCTTGCTGGCGGTGCGGCCGGTATCACCCGGATCGAAGCGGTCATGGACACCGGAAAGGTGGATGTCGTCGCCACGGCCGTTGAGTGA
- a CDS encoding ferritin-like domain-containing protein produces MADDTMLDILEARAKRRDERRSFVQSLGVYAAGIGVAAATMSSRAFAQTVSDADILNFALNLEYLEAQFYSFAVFGTGLPNSSLSGTGTQGAATGGRQVAFTDPVVAQYAREIAQDEIAHVNFLRRALGTAAVAQPAIDIGTDPNGAFSTAARAAGLVGAGQSFDPYASDENFLLGAFIFEDVGVTAYKGAAPLLANKTFTEAAAGILAVEAYHAAIVRTTLYRKGIQTPALIDATEKISNARDSLDNPADVDQGVAAIGNASNIVPTDSNALVFGRTTGDVLNIVYLNPGAVPRGGFYPNGVNGAITVSSAG; encoded by the coding sequence ATGGCCGACGATACAATGCTCGACATCTTGGAAGCGCGAGCAAAACGGCGAGATGAACGCCGTTCCTTTGTGCAATCGCTTGGGGTCTACGCGGCCGGAATCGGCGTCGCGGCAGCGACCATGAGTTCGCGCGCTTTTGCGCAAACGGTGTCGGATGCCGACATCCTGAATTTCGCGCTCAACCTCGAGTATCTCGAAGCGCAATTCTACTCGTTCGCGGTGTTCGGAACCGGCCTGCCCAACAGCAGCCTGAGCGGTACCGGAACCCAGGGTGCGGCTACCGGTGGTCGCCAGGTCGCGTTCACCGATCCGGTTGTCGCGCAATATGCCCGCGAGATCGCGCAGGACGAGATTGCCCACGTAAACTTCCTTCGTCGCGCCCTCGGCACAGCCGCCGTGGCCCAGCCGGCGATCGACATCGGCACCGATCCGAACGGAGCGTTCTCAACTGCTGCACGGGCCGCCGGACTGGTCGGTGCGGGGCAGAGTTTCGATCCCTATGCGAGCGACGAGAACTTCCTGCTCGGCGCCTTTATCTTCGAAGATGTCGGGGTCACCGCCTACAAGGGCGCAGCGCCCCTCCTCGCCAACAAGACCTTCACCGAAGCGGCGGCCGGCATCCTCGCGGTCGAGGCCTATCACGCGGCGATCGTGCGCACGACCTTGTACCGCAAGGGCATCCAGACCCCGGCGCTGATCGACGCGACCGAGAAGATCTCCAACGCGCGCGACTCGCTCGACAACCCGGCCGACGTCGATCAGGGCGTCGCCGCCATCGGCAATGCCAGCAACATCGTTCCGACGGACTCGAATGCGTTGGTGTTCGGCCGGACCACGGGTGACGTCCTCAACATCGTCTACCTGAACCCCGGAGCGGTCCCGCGGGGCGGCTTCTATCCCAATGGTGTCAATGGCGCCATTACCGTCAGCAGCGCCGGCTGA
- a CDS encoding spore coat U domain-containing protein has product MTIHPRICLALLALLAGWGTIAEAGTVQTTMNVSATVQSSCLVSAAPIVFGSYDPTSATPTNAMGLITVTCTTGTNFVVGLNAGTAAGATVSTRQMSNAAQRLNYGLFTDASRTSNWGNTSGVDALPPITATLVPSVITVYGQIAAQQNVPAGAYSDTVTVTVTY; this is encoded by the coding sequence ATGACAATTCATCCCAGGATCTGCCTTGCGCTTCTCGCGCTGCTTGCGGGATGGGGCACCATTGCCGAGGCCGGCACGGTGCAGACCACCATGAACGTGTCTGCAACCGTGCAGAGTTCATGCCTGGTCAGCGCTGCTCCCATAGTGTTCGGCAGCTATGATCCGACCAGCGCAACGCCGACCAATGCGATGGGCCTGATCACCGTGACCTGTACGACGGGGACAAATTTCGTCGTTGGGTTGAATGCGGGGACGGCGGCAGGTGCGACGGTGTCGACGCGGCAAATGTCGAATGCGGCGCAGCGCTTGAATTACGGCCTGTTCACCGATGCCAGCCGGACGAGCAATTGGGGCAATACCTCGGGGGTGGATGCGCTGCCGCCGATCACGGCAACGCTCGTCCCAAGCGTGATCACCGTGTACGGCCAGATCGCCGCCCAGCAGAACGTGCCGGCGGGAGCCTATTCGGACACCGTGACGGTTACGGTGACCTACTGA
- a CDS encoding TrbC/VirB2 family protein — protein MKSTTPLATSILLTAASPALAQTTDPQGSGPIVSALAWLQGTLLGNVATAVAVIAVAMVGFMMLTGRMNWRFGATVIVGCFVLFGSAAIVSGIRTTAAVSG, from the coding sequence ATGAAGAGCACCACCCCACTGGCAACCTCGATCCTGCTGACCGCGGCCTCGCCCGCCCTGGCGCAGACGACCGATCCGCAAGGATCGGGACCGATCGTGTCCGCACTGGCATGGCTGCAGGGAACGCTGCTCGGCAATGTCGCCACCGCCGTTGCCGTGATCGCGGTGGCGATGGTCGGCTTCATGATGCTGACCGGCCGGATGAACTGGCGCTTCGGCGCGACGGTAATCGTCGGCTGCTTCGTGCTGTTCGGCTCGGCCGCCATCGTGTCGGGTATCCGCACCACTGCGGCAGTGTCGGGATAG
- a CDS encoding lytic transglycosylase domain-containing protein produces MKFSRGGVARRAAATGLACLALAAANPARADVIELNKDGTILVRAADRGSVSPTVGEVEQIGDLRLPADAITIAAPSSSPVAYAGLVEQLAEQHQISPALLEALVWQESRWRSNARSPVGAIGLAQLMPATARDLGVNPLDTAANLAGGARYLRQQLDRFDGDVERALAAYNAGPGRVIRAGGIPRIRETQNYVRSIVDRLSNSTNSQGRAR; encoded by the coding sequence TTGAAATTCAGTCGCGGGGGCGTGGCACGCCGCGCCGCCGCGACTGGCCTGGCCTGCCTGGCGCTTGCGGCCGCCAATCCCGCCCGCGCCGACGTGATCGAACTGAACAAGGACGGCACGATCCTGGTGCGTGCCGCCGACCGTGGCAGCGTTTCCCCCACCGTCGGCGAAGTCGAGCAGATCGGCGATCTCCGGCTTCCCGCCGATGCGATCACCATTGCGGCCCCGTCATCGTCGCCGGTCGCTTATGCCGGTCTGGTCGAACAACTTGCCGAACAGCATCAGATCAGCCCCGCCCTGCTGGAAGCGTTGGTCTGGCAGGAAAGCCGGTGGCGCAGCAACGCGCGTTCGCCGGTAGGGGCGATCGGGCTTGCCCAGCTGATGCCCGCTACCGCGCGTGACCTTGGCGTCAATCCGCTCGACACCGCCGCCAATCTGGCGGGCGGAGCACGCTATCTTCGCCAGCAGCTGGATCGCTTCGACGGCGACGTCGAACGCGCGCTGGCAGCCTACAACGCCGGCCCGGGCCGGGTGATTCGCGCGGGCGGCATTCCGCGCATCCGCGAAACCCAGAATTACGTACGGTCCATCGTCGACCGCCTCAGCAACTCGACCAATTCGCAAGGAAGGGCACGATGA
- a CDS encoding VirB4 family type IV secretion/conjugal transfer ATPase, giving the protein MTARQSGTRGMAAWAKKEQRAGDRLPYRRLLDERTIELRDGSLMRCLHVPGMAFETADADELNHAHGVREMLLRGTLDARFVLYRHIIRRPISTSLSAVEGPAFARHLDEQWRARLGGRQMFVNDQFLTIVRRPARGKTGWPERIARKLSRGKSEIEHDPKALRDLDAAATALVAGLADYGARQLGGYDGPGGRCSEPCELLSALFNGELRPVLAPDPATDLGQHLPYSRISFGLDAFERSGPSGRSFAGTLSIKEYPGTTRPGMVDGLLRLPRALVLTESFAPADRQVAKERMDLAIRRLRATDEEATTERREMLGAKDALAAGQAAFGDHHLTLSLMVGDLAVLDEAVAEAAAALADLGAIAVREDVNLEPAFWAQFPGNETYIVRRALISSANAASFLSLHGFPLGRAEGNHWGEATALFETTSATPYHFNFHENDLGNFTVIGPSGSGKTVVLNFLAAQAQRFNPRTVIFDKDRGAEIFVRVMDGHYARLSAGQPTGFNPLQLPDTPSNRAFLRDWLEILLQVSNGHELRIIAEAVDACFEHDPAFRRLRHFRELLAGNSRPEEGDLVSRLGPWVGSGEHAWLFDNAEDELDLDRRMIGFDMTALLDNPRLRTPTMLYLFHRIDERLSGEPAMILIDEGWKALDDPVFTGRIRDWLKTLRKRNALVGFGTQSARDALESSISSAIVEQTATGIFMPNAKARAEDYCTGFGLSEHELDLIRALPVHSRCFLVRHANHSVVVRLDLSGMPEVLTVLSGREASVRRLDGLRALYGEHPAAWYPHLTGTAWPAGPDDDYTPWLQAAE; this is encoded by the coding sequence ATGACCGCACGCCAGTCAGGAACGCGCGGCATGGCCGCCTGGGCGAAGAAAGAGCAGCGCGCCGGGGATCGCCTGCCTTATCGGCGGCTGCTTGACGAACGCACGATCGAGCTTCGCGACGGGTCGCTGATGCGCTGCCTGCACGTGCCGGGAATGGCGTTCGAGACGGCCGACGCGGACGAACTGAACCATGCCCACGGCGTGCGCGAAATGCTTCTGCGCGGCACACTCGACGCCCGCTTCGTTCTGTACCGGCACATCATCCGGCGGCCGATCTCGACGTCGCTGTCGGCGGTGGAAGGCCCTGCTTTCGCCCGGCATCTCGACGAGCAATGGCGGGCCCGGCTCGGCGGACGGCAGATGTTTGTCAACGACCAATTCCTTACCATCGTCCGGCGCCCCGCGCGCGGCAAGACCGGCTGGCCCGAACGGATCGCGCGCAAGCTGTCGCGCGGCAAGTCCGAGATCGAGCACGACCCGAAAGCGCTGCGCGATCTCGACGCCGCCGCCACCGCACTGGTCGCCGGCCTCGCCGATTATGGCGCGCGACAGCTCGGCGGCTACGATGGTCCGGGCGGGCGCTGCTCCGAACCATGCGAATTGCTGTCGGCCTTGTTCAACGGCGAGCTTCGGCCCGTGCTTGCCCCCGATCCCGCAACCGATCTGGGCCAGCACCTCCCCTATTCGCGGATCAGCTTCGGACTGGACGCCTTCGAGCGGAGCGGGCCGTCCGGGCGCAGCTTTGCCGGCACCTTGTCGATCAAGGAATATCCCGGGACCACCCGCCCCGGCATGGTCGACGGCCTGCTGCGCCTGCCCCGCGCGCTGGTGCTGACCGAAAGCTTCGCGCCCGCCGACCGCCAGGTCGCCAAGGAGCGGATGGACCTCGCCATCCGCCGGCTTCGCGCCACCGACGAGGAAGCGACCACCGAACGCCGCGAAATGCTCGGAGCCAAGGACGCCCTCGCGGCCGGCCAGGCAGCCTTCGGCGACCACCACCTGACGCTCAGCCTGATGGTCGGCGACCTTGCCGTCCTTGACGAAGCGGTCGCCGAAGCTGCGGCGGCGCTGGCCGACCTGGGCGCCATCGCGGTCCGGGAAGACGTCAATCTGGAGCCGGCGTTCTGGGCGCAATTCCCGGGCAACGAGACCTATATCGTGCGCCGCGCCCTCATCAGCAGCGCCAATGCGGCAAGCTTCCTGTCGCTGCACGGCTTTCCCTTGGGCCGCGCCGAGGGCAATCACTGGGGTGAAGCAACCGCCCTGTTCGAAACCACCAGCGCGACGCCCTACCACTTCAATTTCCACGAAAACGACCTCGGCAATTTCACCGTCATCGGGCCCTCGGGTTCGGGCAAGACGGTGGTGCTGAACTTCCTCGCGGCGCAGGCCCAGCGCTTCAATCCGCGCACCGTCATCTTCGACAAGGACCGCGGCGCGGAAATCTTCGTGCGGGTGATGGACGGTCATTATGCGCGGCTGTCGGCGGGTCAGCCGACGGGCTTCAACCCGCTCCAGCTGCCCGACACGCCGTCCAACCGGGCGTTCCTGCGCGATTGGCTGGAAATCCTGCTGCAGGTCAGTAACGGGCACGAACTGCGGATCATCGCCGAAGCGGTGGATGCATGTTTCGAGCATGATCCGGCCTTCCGCCGCCTGCGCCATTTCCGCGAACTCCTCGCCGGAAACAGCCGCCCCGAGGAAGGCGATCTGGTGTCGCGTTTGGGTCCCTGGGTGGGGTCGGGCGAACATGCCTGGCTGTTCGACAATGCCGAGGACGAACTCGATCTCGACCGCCGGATGATCGGGTTCGACATGACCGCGCTGCTCGACAATCCGCGGCTGCGCACGCCGACCATGCTCTACCTGTTCCACCGGATCGACGAACGGCTGAGCGGCGAACCGGCGATGATCCTGATCGACGAAGGCTGGAAAGCGCTCGACGATCCGGTCTTCACCGGGCGCATCAGGGATTGGCTCAAGACCCTTCGCAAACGCAATGCGCTGGTCGGCTTCGGCACCCAATCCGCCCGCGACGCGCTGGAAAGCAGTATCAGTTCCGCGATCGTGGAGCAGACCGCGACGGGCATCTTCATGCCCAATGCCAAGGCCAGAGCCGAGGATTATTGCACGGGCTTCGGCCTGTCCGAACACGAACTCGACTTGATTCGGGCGCTGCCCGTCCACAGCCGCTGCTTCCTGGTCCGGCACGCCAATCATTCGGTTGTCGTGCGGCTCGACCTGTCGGGGATGCCAGAGGTGCTGACGGTCCTGTCCGGACGCGAAGCCAGCGTGCGCCGCCTCGACGGCCTGCGTGCCCTCTACGGCGAGCATCCGGCCGCCTGGTATCCGCATCTCACAGGAACCGCTTGGCCGGCCGGACCCGACGACGACTACACCCCCTGGCTGCAGGCCGCGGAATGA
- a CDS encoding ferritin-like domain-containing protein, producing MNQQDLIAELGERQAARRQQRRAFLKFAGISAAVAGATALSGCGGGGNSGDGLGVDPGANTPPPATGLSDGDILNFALNLEYLEAQFYSFAATGSGLAANLLTGTGTQGAATGGRAVTFTDPVVRQYANEIAVDERQHVIFLRTALGSAAVAQPAIDISSSPTGPFSQAAVAAGLITQGQSFDPYASDENFLLGAYIFEDVGVTAYKGASPLLKSEVFLSAAAGILGAEAYHAGLVRTVLYAKGIAVPALIDATERISNARDSLDGPTDVDQGVRGANGASNIVPTDADGIAYSRTPGDVLNIVYLNAGAVPRGGFFPNGVNGSVNTSSAG from the coding sequence ATGAACCAGCAAGATCTCATTGCCGAACTGGGCGAGCGTCAGGCTGCTCGCCGCCAGCAGCGCCGGGCGTTTCTCAAATTCGCCGGTATTTCGGCAGCTGTCGCCGGAGCGACGGCGCTCAGCGGCTGCGGCGGCGGCGGTAACAGCGGCGACGGGCTCGGTGTCGATCCGGGTGCCAACACACCGCCCCCGGCCACCGGCCTGTCCGACGGCGACATTCTCAATTTCGCGCTCAACCTCGAATATCTCGAAGCCCAATTCTACAGCTTCGCGGCGACCGGCTCGGGCCTTGCCGCCAATCTCCTGACCGGCACGGGAACGCAGGGCGCGGCGACCGGCGGACGCGCGGTGACGTTCACCGATCCGGTGGTGCGCCAATATGCGAACGAGATTGCGGTCGACGAACGCCAGCACGTCATCTTCCTGCGCACGGCCCTCGGCAGCGCGGCCGTGGCGCAGCCGGCGATCGATATCAGTTCGTCACCGACCGGCCCGTTCTCGCAAGCCGCGGTCGCGGCAGGCCTAATCACGCAGGGCCAGTCGTTCGATCCCTACGCCAGTGACGAGAACTTCCTGCTCGGCGCGTACATCTTCGAAGATGTCGGCGTCACCGCCTACAAGGGTGCTTCGCCGCTGCTGAAGAGCGAGGTCTTCCTGTCGGCAGCGGCCGGGATTCTAGGCGCCGAAGCCTATCATGCCGGCCTCGTCCGCACCGTGCTCTATGCCAAGGGCATCGCGGTTCCGGCCTTGATCGACGCCACCGAGCGTATCTCCAATGCCCGCGACTCGCTCGACGGACCGACCGATGTGGACCAGGGCGTACGCGGCGCAAACGGAGCGTCGAACATCGTGCCGACCGACGCCGACGGCATCGCGTACAGCCGCACTCCAGGCGACGTTCTCAACATCGTCTACCTCAACGCGGGCGCGGTTCCGAGGGGCGGCTTCTTCCCCAATGGCGTCAACGGCTCGGTCAATACGAGTTCGGCCGGCTGA
- a CDS encoding type IV secretion system protein gives MSSCPPLSPSTASGIADVLRSVDCVSAEAAAGAFGRLFGPDGRLGTALTLLLTLYIALLAVNLLTGRARIGLSMLTPRMMTLGLVLTFATSWIAYQSVVWTLLTGAPDQIAAVVTNQQGSATAAFANRLDTLFTAVANAAEVASTPAPVSQVNGITPAPAQAAGWTAGDVLWMAALMLLLGTVGVLLVARIALAALLAIGPVFIVFALFRGTHGLFVGWLKGAVLFAIVPLFTVLIGGAALALLSPIVAELAMGPVSMRAAVSMFLGASVYVALMVLVLKVSSTIVAGWRIGRGGRESISDERVVNGGGTVAGAAGTSVAVQAAEQSVAPTAPPVSDRVRAIVSATQVPANDTGMPGAVADRRVPILATTGGTGADTFAPRALATDRRVQGVGTRFRSPAAPSKSPGKPVQ, from the coding sequence ATGAGCAGCTGTCCACCGCTTTCCCCGTCGACCGCCTCGGGCATCGCCGACGTTCTGCGGTCGGTGGACTGCGTGTCGGCGGAAGCGGCGGCGGGCGCGTTCGGCCGTTTGTTTGGACCTGATGGCCGGCTCGGTACGGCGCTGACGCTGCTGCTGACCTTGTACATCGCTTTGCTTGCCGTGAACCTGCTGACCGGCCGCGCGCGCATCGGCCTCAGCATGCTGACGCCGCGCATGATGACCCTGGGGCTGGTCCTGACCTTCGCCACCAGCTGGATCGCCTACCAAAGCGTGGTCTGGACCCTGTTGACCGGCGCGCCGGATCAGATCGCGGCGGTGGTGACCAATCAGCAAGGCTCGGCCACCGCGGCCTTCGCCAACCGTCTCGATACCTTGTTCACCGCGGTCGCTAATGCGGCCGAGGTCGCTAGTACGCCGGCTCCGGTTTCGCAGGTCAACGGCATTACCCCCGCCCCCGCCCAAGCCGCCGGATGGACCGCGGGCGACGTCCTGTGGATGGCCGCGCTGATGCTACTGCTCGGCACCGTGGGCGTGCTGCTGGTCGCCCGCATCGCGCTTGCCGCCTTGTTGGCGATCGGACCCGTTTTCATCGTTTTCGCCTTGTTTCGCGGCACTCACGGATTGTTCGTCGGCTGGCTCAAGGGCGCGGTATTGTTCGCGATCGTGCCCCTTTTCACGGTGCTGATCGGCGGCGCCGCTCTGGCGTTGCTGTCGCCGATCGTGGCGGAGCTCGCCATGGGCCCGGTCAGTATGCGCGCGGCGGTGTCGATGTTCTTGGGCGCGTCGGTCTACGTCGCGTTGATGGTGCTGGTGCTCAAGGTGTCGAGCACCATCGTCGCCGGCTGGCGGATCGGCCGCGGCGGACGTGAGTCGATCAGTGACGAGCGCGTCGTCAACGGCGGCGGTACGGTCGCGGGCGCGGCGGGCACCTCGGTTGCCGTTCAGGCCGCCGAGCAAAGCGTGGCGCCCACGGCACCCCCGGTGTCGGATCGGGTCCGCGCCATCGTCAGTGCAACCCAGGTGCCCGCCAACGACACGGGCATGCCGGGCGCCGTGGCGGATCGCCGCGTACCGATATTGGCGACCACGGGCGGAACCGGGGCCGACACCTTCGCCCCCCGGGCCCTTGCCACCGACCGACGCGTGCAAGGGGTGGGCACACGCTTCCGTTCCCCCGCGGCGCCCAGCAAATCTCCAGGAAAGCCGGTCCAATGA
- a CDS encoding Crp/Fnr family transcriptional regulator — protein sequence MPLPERRPTGFLSRLCDSDFALLKPSLELVEVARGAMLVAMADVGDFAYFSQGPLISLSQGNTVEVALVGSEGVVGWPTLVGCAASPFEATVCGRDGWVFRVRGDHLRALIVARPSIGLMLVGFINAVGLQMAETIGAAASHSLERRLARWILLRHDRLGGDEIPVHHDGIALNLGTRRATITDTLHLLEGAGHVRGRRGRIIVRDRRGLESVAGGCYGSSEAFYRSVLGPFGKSLPSRADRVIGINSH from the coding sequence ATGCCGTTGCCGGAAAGGCGCCCGACTGGGTTCCTGTCACGGCTCTGCGATTCCGATTTCGCGCTGCTGAAACCCAGTCTCGAGCTCGTCGAGGTCGCTCGCGGCGCCATGCTGGTCGCGATGGCCGACGTCGGGGACTTCGCCTATTTTTCGCAAGGTCCACTGATCTCGCTGAGCCAGGGCAATACAGTCGAAGTGGCCTTGGTCGGAAGCGAAGGCGTCGTCGGTTGGCCGACGTTGGTCGGATGCGCGGCATCACCATTCGAAGCGACGGTTTGCGGCCGCGACGGTTGGGTTTTTCGGGTGCGCGGCGATCATCTTCGCGCACTGATCGTAGCGCGACCGTCGATCGGCCTGATGCTGGTCGGTTTCATCAATGCGGTCGGGCTGCAAATGGCGGAAACGATCGGTGCCGCCGCATCGCATTCGCTGGAACGACGGCTGGCCCGCTGGATCCTCCTGAGGCATGATCGACTGGGCGGAGACGAGATACCGGTGCACCACGACGGCATTGCGTTGAACCTCGGTACCCGCCGCGCGACGATCACCGACACGCTTCACCTTCTCGAAGGCGCCGGCCATGTCCGCGGCCGCCGCGGGCGGATCATCGTTCGGGACCGTCGCGGCCTCGAGAGCGTGGCGGGCGGATGCTACGGCTCGTCCGAAGCCTTTTATCGCTCGGTGCTCGGTCCGTTCGGCAAATCGCTGCCGTCCCGCGCCGACCGTGTGATTGGAATCAACAGTCACTGA
- a CDS encoding outer membrane protein → MRKLFLLATASLAVAAPAVARDGQPYIGLEGGILFPRNQSGDILVDYTTTQSPATPAAPVGPADFRAGNAIRLDYRRGYDVDALLGYDFGPVRVEGEFGYKRAKLDGFTIDNGFVTSLNTALNRPSAVPDPGAPGVRALTASDFTLDGRASIYSGMVNALIDLGNEDGLSFYAGGGAGRARVRFASARDNAWAYQLIAGARYAISDNIDFGLKYRYFMTERLNLTDDSGVNLVGNANRFVVNPANATIVDQTTSAALFTTFDRKFRSHSVLASLTFNFGRSEAPPPPPPPPPPPVQAAPPPPPPATQTCPDGSVVLASDVCPVPPPPPPPPEVAPVRG, encoded by the coding sequence ATGCGCAAGCTCTTCCTTCTGGCCACGGCGAGCCTCGCTGTCGCCGCTCCCGCCGTTGCCCGCGATGGGCAACCTTACATCGGTCTCGAAGGCGGCATCTTGTTTCCCCGAAACCAGAGCGGCGACATTCTTGTCGACTATACGACGACCCAGTCGCCAGCGACACCGGCGGCACCGGTCGGGCCCGCCGATTTTCGCGCGGGCAATGCGATCCGCCTCGATTATCGCCGGGGCTACGACGTCGACGCCTTGCTCGGCTACGACTTCGGTCCGGTAAGGGTGGAAGGCGAGTTCGGCTACAAGCGCGCCAAGCTCGATGGTTTCACGATCGACAACGGCTTCGTCACCAGCCTCAACACCGCGCTCAATCGCCCGTCCGCCGTTCCCGATCCCGGGGCGCCGGGCGTACGCGCGCTCACCGCTTCCGACTTCACCCTCGACGGACGGGCGAGCATCTATTCGGGGATGGTCAATGCCCTGATCGACCTCGGCAACGAGGACGGATTGTCCTTTTACGCCGGCGGCGGCGCGGGCCGCGCCCGTGTCAGATTCGCCAGTGCCAGGGACAATGCCTGGGCCTACCAGCTGATCGCCGGCGCGCGCTACGCCATCAGCGACAACATCGATTTCGGTCTGAAGTATCGCTATTTCATGACCGAGCGGCTGAATCTGACCGACGACAGCGGCGTCAATCTCGTCGGCAACGCCAATAGGTTCGTCGTCAATCCGGCGAATGCGACCATCGTCGACCAGACGACCAGTGCGGCATTGTTCACCACCTTCGACCGCAAGTTCCGCAGCCACTCGGTGCTGGCCAGCCTGACCTTCAATTTCGGCCGATCGGAAGCGCCGCCGCCCCCACCGCCGCCTCCCCCGCCGCCGGTTCAGGCTGCGCCGCCGCCGCCGCCTCCGGCAACACAGACCTGTCCCGACGGGTCGGTCGTTCTGGCAAGCGACGTCTGCCCCGTTCCGCCACCGCCCCCGCCGCCGCCCGAGGTGGCACCCGTTCGGGGCTGA